Below is a genomic region from Lusitaniella coriacea LEGE 07157.
TTGCCTCGGATTGAGTGCTATCCGGGACAGTTGAATCAAGTTTTTATGAATATTATTGCCAACGCGATCGATGCGGTTGAAGCGAGATTGCGCGAGAACGTCGAACCGCAACCCGGTTGCATCTGGATTTCCACCGAAGTCCTCGATACAGAATCGGTTTGCATTCGCATTCGCGATAACGGTTCGGGAATGCGAGAAGAGATCGAGCATCGGATTTTTGACCCTTTCTTCACGACAAAAGAAGTGGGGAAAGGAACCGGATTGGGAATGTCGATTAGTTATCAGATCGTATGCGAACGCCATAACGGTTTGTTGGAGTGCGTCTCATCTCTGGGGGAAGGAACGGAGTTTATCGTCACGCTTCCTTTAGAGCAAAGGCGCGATCGGAAACAGTTATTAACTAACGCCTGATGTGAACACCCTGAAACCCTTGCTAGGAACAGGGAATAGGGAATAGTAAGAAGAAATTACCGCAGAGTAGGAGTTTTAGCTTCTAATACACATTAAGTGTAACTAATTAATTAATTAATTAGTTGTTCATGACGAGCAAGTTGGGGGATTTATATAAAATTTGCCCAAAGAAAATTGATTCAGCCGTAGAACAAGGCGAAACGATAGGATATTATTGACAGGCTAGGTCATCCTGCTCCAATCCATTGAATTAAAGGGCAAACGTAAACATTTGTAACTTTAATCTTCGTCCTTGCGAGCAACCGTTGAACCTAGCGTGGACAGTACTGTCTTAAAAAAACGCCTTATGAATTTGGTTGCCCTCCAGAACGTACTGGATAATACTGCCTTTGCCGTACTCTTCCTCACCATGTTGATTTATTGGGTAGGCGTGGCGTTCCCCAAAATTCCCTATTTGCAAGCCCTAGGCACAGCAGGAATGGCGATTGCCAACTTGTGTATCGCCGTGTTGTTGGGGGCGCGCTGGTTGGAAGCAGGTTATTTCCCCCTCAGCAATCTTTACGAGTCTCTCTTTTTCCTTGCGTGGGGCGTAAGTGCGATTCACCTCGTTGCCGAGCAAATGAGCCGCAGCCGCTTGGTGGGAGTATTTTCCGCCCCTTTAGCAATGGGAATCGCTGCCTTTTCTGCCCTCACTCTCCCTGGGGAAATGCAGCAAAGCGCGCCTCTAGTCCCCGCGCTCAAATCTAACTGGTTAATGATGCACGTCAGCGTGATGATGCTCAGTTATGCCACATTAATGGTAGGTTCGGTTCTCGCGATCGCGTTCCTCATTATAACCCGCGCCCAAAACATCGAACTACGTGGCAGTTCCATTGGTACCGGGGGCTATCGCCTGAAACGGCAATCCTCTGACGTAGACTCTTTATCTGATGAGATAACACCCAATGCCATCCCGGATCCCACAACCAGCGCCAGTAGCGGCAACACCGCAGTTCTGACCGCGATTTCTCCTACAACCGCCGTATCAGACGTTGCAGCCCTTCCCAGCCTCTCGCCTCAACGATTAAACTTAGCTGAAACCCTCGACAACATCAGCTATCGCATCATTGGTCTAGGATTTCCCCTCCTCACCATTGGGATTATTGCAGGGGCAGTATGGGCAAATGAAGCTTGGGGATCCTACTGGAGTTGGGACCCCAAAGAAACTTGGGCATTAATTACCTGGCTGGTCTTTGCCGCCTACCTCCACGCCCGAATTACTCGCGGATGGCAGGGTCGGCGACCCGCGATTCTCGCATCAGTCGGTTTTGTTGTCGTCTGGGTTTGTTATCTTGGTGTCAATTTACTCGGAAAAGGATTACATTCCTATGGTTGGTTTTTCTAATTGGGGAAAAGGCAATCTGAATATTTTGTTGTTTTGTTTAAAATCAATAATTCAACGAAACCTAAACGCGAACAAATCTACACTAATCTTACTAAGCTAATGGGGTGAAACAGCCGTGGAAAATCAATTTAAACCACTCTCAGAAGGGGAAGTTCTATCCGTCAGTGAATCGGCTCAGTTTTTGATTGGGCATGGTACATTTCGGGTTGGCGAACTCGCAGATACTCTCAGAGAAAAATTGCTCGAACACAGTCTAGGTGGCTTGAGCAAAGACACAATAGGCTGGTTTGCAGAAGAAGGTATCCCCTGCGAAGTTTTGCAATTTGGAGCCGAGCGCTGGCAACCCGGTACGGTTAGAATTCATTTAGAATTTTGTCCGTCAGCGCCAGGGAGTCCCAGTCCCGCGATCGATACCCCCAAACAAGCCGAAGCAGTAGCAGCAGCGCCCATCGCTCAACCAGAGGAAACCCAAGAATTACTCGAAGACAGCAGCGAAGACATCGGACTTGCCACAGACGATTTCCTTATGGAAGACGCTGAAGAAAGTTTAGCGCTGCCTGAAGAAGAGACGGATAGCCCTGACGATCTTTTTGCCGATTCCACCGAAGAGAGTGGCGAAATGCTCGGCGAAGAGGATTCCGGTGCAGATGACTTGTTTGGAGACGGGGGGGATGAAAGCTTCAATTTATCTGCCGATACCGACGAATCTAGCGACGACCTCTTTGGGGATGCTTCCGATGATTCGGGAGACGACCTTTTCGGCGATTCTGACGCGGGGTTGGATTTATCTGCCGATACCGACGAATCTAGCGACGATCTCTTTGGAGATGCTTCCGATGATTCGGGAGACGACCTTTTCGGCGATTCTGACGCGGGGTTGGATTTATCTGCCGATACCGACGAATCTAGCGACGATCTCTTTGGGGATGCTTCCGATGATTCGGGAGACGACCTTTTCGGCGATTCCGACGCGGGGTTAGGGGACGATCTTTTCGGCGATTCTGACGACGATCTCGGCCTTGGAGATTTGGGTCAAACTGAAGAAGCGAGCCTGGATGGTTCGTCGGATAATAATAGTCAAACAGACAGTAGTGAGGACGTTTTTGACGATATATGGCAGGACATTAACTGACACGCGCTTTATTGCGCCCTGACCCATAAATTTAAGCTAAATGCTATTTCGAGGAGGTTCTCTGTGATGGTTGACGATATTGCCATCTGATGAGCCTCTTTTTTTCGTCGCTCAGACGTTAGGAAAATACAGCAATAGCTAGGAGTAGGAGGAGTAGGCTGGGGGATTGGGGCGACAAAAAAGTGCATAGCCCATCGCGCCTGAGAGATATAACAACAATAGTGGTGGGTTTAAACAACGACTGATACCCAATATATAAATTGCAAAACTTGCCCTTTCTTCAATCCAGATGTTTGCCATTTCTCCAAACTAATAACTGTTGTAGTGATAACTGAAGTCATGCTCCCTTCTCAACTCCTGAAATACCGATGGGCTAAGGGTTTAACCCTCATGCTCCTGCTGTCTGCCTTCTCTGTTCCAGTTTCCGCCGTGGCGAAGAACGAAAACAATCGCTTGGGGATTGATGCTGAATGGACTTTGAGGCAAGAGAGTGCAACGAATCGATCGATCCCAAAATTTGGCAGACTTGCCCAAATACAAACGGCGCAGGCTCGACGTTCTGAGGCATTAAGACTGAATGAAGAAGGAGATCGGTTATTGAATCGGGGTCAATCTCAAGAAGCCTTAGAGAAGTATCAACAGGCGTTGGCAATTATAGGAGAAACGAGGGAACGTCGAGGAGAGGGCATCATTCTCAACAACATGGGCGATGCTTACCGCAACCTGGGAC
It encodes:
- the ccsB gene encoding c-type cytochrome biogenesis protein CcsB; translation: MNLVALQNVLDNTAFAVLFLTMLIYWVGVAFPKIPYLQALGTAGMAIANLCIAVLLGARWLEAGYFPLSNLYESLFFLAWGVSAIHLVAEQMSRSRLVGVFSAPLAMGIAAFSALTLPGEMQQSAPLVPALKSNWLMMHVSVMMLSYATLMVGSVLAIAFLIITRAQNIELRGSSIGTGGYRLKRQSSDVDSLSDEITPNAIPDPTTSASSGNTAVLTAISPTTAVSDVAALPSLSPQRLNLAETLDNISYRIIGLGFPLLTIGIIAGAVWANEAWGSYWSWDPKETWALITWLVFAAYLHARITRGWQGRRPAILASVGFVVVWVCYLGVNLLGKGLHSYGWFF
- a CDS encoding KGK domain-containing protein, which produces MENQFKPLSEGEVLSVSESAQFLIGHGTFRVGELADTLREKLLEHSLGGLSKDTIGWFAEEGIPCEVLQFGAERWQPGTVRIHLEFCPSAPGSPSPAIDTPKQAEAVAAAPIAQPEETQELLEDSSEDIGLATDDFLMEDAEESLALPEEETDSPDDLFADSTEESGEMLGEEDSGADDLFGDGGDESFNLSADTDESSDDLFGDASDDSGDDLFGDSDAGLDLSADTDESSDDLFGDASDDSGDDLFGDSDAGLDLSADTDESSDDLFGDASDDSGDDLFGDSDAGLGDDLFGDSDDDLGLGDLGQTEEASLDGSSDNNSQTDSSEDVFDDIWQDIN